A portion of the Sabethes cyaneus chromosome 3, idSabCyanKW18_F2, whole genome shotgun sequence genome contains these proteins:
- the LOC128741362 gene encoding neuronal acetylcholine receptor subunit alpha-10-like, with the protein MKLLNRLFIVAISIVTCLVQSSESINCDKDPTHVEGRLKKQLLCGNYNSELRPVKDSKLSVNVSVTPVLMSYDYDDREDTLNANILLILQWTDAFLSWDSKAFSNISSIVVNADEIWTPDLQLFSSYYKPDSKASCTNLRCRVKSNGGALCVPSCDFNGRCDSDYSDWPLDLQQCFLYYGAWMESASEVDFHSDLTWLGSTQSNDHIQWRVISAKTDKQSIKSISDNHSYPVLIYDYIIERHSNFHMATILTPIFLLIILNLFLTWLDTDSIERKLLLGVSIICHFKYLALLQWAAPANGDTVPGLLIFLRNSIIIVCLLLVQTLLGSALKRMKRTPPNTIILLTGNIQKNKVGELILAGNYMSVEYKKSVIPLDTSAETCPNRTVWSTFSKTLDRMFFLLFLGCYAVFFFMYVPLRYNRPSDLELYILDYDDVNHVV; encoded by the exons ATGAAGCTGCTAAACCGTCTGTTCATAGTTGCCATTTCCATCGTAACATGTTTAGTTCAATCATCAG AAAGCATAAACTGCGACAAAGATCCTACACACGTGGAAGGCCGTTTGAAGAAGCAGTTACTGTGTGGCAATTACAACTCGGAACTACGGCCTGTAAAGGATTCGAAGCTCTCGGTTAACGTATCGGTTACACCGGTTCTAATGAGTTACGACTAC GATGACAGAGAAGATACCCTCAATGCTAATATATTGCTGATTCTG CAATGGACTGATGCATTTCTCAGCTGGGACTCGAAGGCCTTCAGCAATATAAGCAGTATAGTGGTTAACGCAGATGAAATATGGACTCCTGATTTGCAGCTTTTCTCTTC CTACTATAAACCGGACTCGAAGGCAAGCTGCACCAATCTGCGTTGTCGGGTAAAATCAAACGGAGGAGCTTTATGTGTACCATCCTGTGATTTCAATGGCCGGTGCGATTCAGATTATTCTGATTGGCCGCTTGATTTGCAGCAGTGTTTCTTATATTACGGAGCCTGGATGGAGTCAGCAAGTGAGGTGGACTTCCATTCCGACTTAACCTGGCTCGGGTCGACCCAATCCAACGACCACATTCAGTGGCGCGTTATATCGGCTAAAACGGACAAACAATCAATTAAGTCTATCAGTGATAACCACTCATATCCGGTGCTGATATACGACTATATAATCGAACGACATTCCAACTTCCATATGGCAACGATATTGACGCCCATATTTT tgCTGATAAttttaaatctatttttaaCCTGGCTTGATACGGACTCCATTGAACGGAAACTTCTTCTAGGTGTGTCCATTATTTGTCATTTCAAATACTTGGCTCTTCTTCAGTGGGCGGCTCCTGCTAATGGGGATACGGTTCCCGGATTGT TGATCTTTCTCCGCAATTCGATCATCATTGTGTGTCTGCTACTTGTCCAAACGTTGCTAGGATCGGCTCTGAAACGAATGAAGAGAACACCGCCAAATACAATTATTCTTTTAACTGGTAACATTCAAAAGAACAAAGTCGGCGAATTGATTCTGGCAGGGAATTACATGAGCGTGGAATATAAG AAATCAGTAATCCCGCTAGACACTTCAGCGGAAACCTGTCCGAACCGTACAGTTTGGTCAACGTTCAGCAAAACTTTGGATCGCATGTTCTTCTTATTGTTTCTGGGATGCTATGCAGTGTTTTTCTTCATGTACGTTCCGCTGAGATACAATCGTCCTTCAGATCTTGAATTGTACATTCTGGACTACGATGACGTTAACCATGTTGTCTAA
- the LOC128744020 gene encoding protein bicaudal D, with the protein MALDDLQSEIERLNRELDQASSENIQSAKYGLGLLEEKQALQHKCEELEALYENARHELEITQEALQKFQKTQQVTTKSGIEQEDALLNESAAMETSLNLQILELENETKQLRHELERVTNERDRMLQENSEIGRDKSGAEAERARLKAELKDMKYRETRMLSDYSELEEENISLQKQVSSLRSSQVEFEGAKHEIRRLSEEIELLNSQVEELASLKKIAEKQMEEALTALQIERETKYALKKELDTHINRESMYNISNLAISIRGMEESTLNSSDCEDEMPTLKDSTLKRLETLEAETADLKSPDGTKVDLFSEIHLNELKKLEKQLESMENEKICLTANLRDAQQNLDKSQNELQNFMAKLMLLAAHVDALQNLKKQIAAEDKFANVSNNKDKVMNDKLNEAILMYSNWFALSSKEIDTLKADLVELQKGINCSDAMAVLRNEITNLKNKLLSTEQKSLDLHSDVQVLTTLSQNAGQSLNSTRSNLVSLSDDLAQLYHLVCTVNGETPNRVLLDHKNDDLSFDNDSLSAIQSQLKSDILTSRPHVFEDLQALSDAVEIKKYVDTISDQIKYLKTAVEHTIELNKDKVSDVAAGDKDTKEENADLHEQIIKLKSLLSTKREQIATLRTVLKSNKNTAEVALTNLKSKYENEKLVVSDTMSKLRNELRILKEDAATFSSLRAMFAARCEEYVGQVDELTKALSAAEEEKKTLNQLLRLAVQQKLSLTQKLEDLEMDREMRHRRPVMPARGGGKSAFSRGVPARSSNQNPNNSNNNPNQAFF; encoded by the exons GCGCTGCAAAAATTTCAAAAGACACAGCAAGTTACCACCAAGAGTGGCATCGAACAGGAAGATGCCCTGCTCAACGAATCCGCCGCGATGGAAACGTCGCTTAACCTGCAGATTTTGGAGCTCGAAAATGAAACCAAACAGCTGCGACACGAGCTGGAACGGGTTACGAACGAACGGGACCGGATGTTGCAGGAAAATTCCGAAATAGGTCGCGATAAATCCGGTGCCGAAGCCGAACGAGCTCGGCTGAAGGCCGAACTCAAAGACATGAAGTACCGGGAGACCCGGATGCTGAGTGACTACAGTGAATTGGAGGAGGAAAATATTTCGCTGCAAAAGCAGGTGTCCAGCTTAAGGAGCTCACAG GTAGAATTTGAAGGTGCCAAACACGAAATCCGAAGACTTTCGGAAGAAATTGAGTTGCTCAACTCGCAGGTAGAGGAATTGGCTAGCCTGAAGAAAATAGCCGAAAAACAGATGGAGGAAGCATTGACTGCTCTACAA ATCGAACGTGAAACCAAATATGCACTGAAGAAGGAGCTTGATACACATATCAATCGAGAATCGATGTACAATATTAGCAATTTGGCAATCAGTATACGTGGAATGGAGGAAAGCACTCTGAATAGCAGTGATTGTGAAGATGAAATGCCCACGCTGAA AGACTCAACACTGAAACGGTTGGAAACCTTGGAAGCGGAAACGGCAGATCTGAAGTCCCCGGACGGTACCAAGGTTGACTTGTTCTCGGAGATTCATTTGAACGAGCTGAAGAAGCTGGAAAAACAACTGGAATCAATGGAGAACGAAAAGATTTGCTTAACCGCTAATCTGCGTGATGCGCAACAAAACCTAGATAAGAGCCAAAACGAACTGCAAAACTTTATGGCCAAACTTATGCTTCTGGCTGCCCACGTCGATGCCCTGCAGAATCTCAAGAAACAAATCGCTGCAGAGGATAAGTTTGCAA ACGTTTCCAACAATAAGGACAAGGTGATGAATGACAAGTTGAACGAAGCAATCTTAATGTACTCCAACTGGTTTGCACTTAGTTCGAAGGAGATCGATACGCTGAAAGCAGATCTTGTTGAGTTGCAAAAAGGCATTAACTGTTCAGATGCGATGGCTGTATTGCGTAATGAAATTACCAATCTAAAGAATAAG CTACTTTCCACTGAACAAAAGTCATTAGACCTTCACAGCGATGTACAAGTACTAACAACCTTGTCGCAGAATGCCGGCCAAAGTCTCAACTCAACCAGAAGTAATTTGGTATCACTTAGTGACGATCTCGCTCAACTGTATCATCTCGTTTGTACTGTTAATGGCGAAACACCGAACCGTGTTTTATTAGATCACAAGAATGACGATCTAAG CTTTGACAATGATTCTCTTTCGGCCATCCAATCGCAGCTCAAGTCCGACATACTAACTTCGAGGCCGCACGTCTTCGAGGATTTGCAAGCATTGAGCGATGCTGTTGAGATCAAAAAGTACGTCGACACCATCAGCGATCAGATTAAATATCTCAAAACGGCCGTCGAACATACTATCGAGCTCAACAAGGATAAGGTGTCGGATGTGGCCGCTGGCGACAAGGACACCAAAGAGGAGAATGCCGATCTGCATGAACAAATTATCAAACTCAAGAGCTTGCTGTCGACGAAACGGGAGCAGATAGCTACCTTGAGAACAGTACTTAAGTCGAACAAGAACACCGCCGAAGTGGCGCTGACCAACTTGAAATCCAAGTACGAAAACGAGAAGCTGGTTGTAAGTGACACCATGTCTAAGTTACGAAACGAGTTGAGGATTCTGAAGGAAGATGCTGCTACGTTCTCAA GTCTCCGTGCAATGTTTGCCGCTCGATGCGAGGAGTACGTTGGTCAGGTCGACGAGCTAACCAAAGCTTTATCGGCAGCAGAGGAAGAGAAGAAGACGCTCAACCAACTTCTACGATTGGCTGTGCAGCAAAAGTTGAGCCTTACACAAAAACTGGAGGATTTGGAGATGGATCG tgAAATGCGCCATCGACGACCGGTAATGCCAGCACGAGGTGGCGGTAAGTCAGCCTTCAGCCGCGGAGTCCCTGCCCGTAGTAGCAACCAGAATccgaacaacagcaacaacaatccGAACCAAGCATTCTTCTAA